One window of the Paenibacillus beijingensis genome contains the following:
- a CDS encoding PDR/VanB family oxidoreductase, producing MHNANIKVKVTEAVQETPLVKRFKLVPLTGRLPWYSAGAHITTYLQKQDEFLERHYSLAGNPRDRDSYTIAVRLSQQSRGGSEFWHTQVKAGDELEISHPKNHLPVSFEARHHIFIAAGIGITPFMAMMAEMKAAGKSFELHYAAASEQYCPFYSFIQSHYGEQAHFYFSSESKRMPTMVMWNQPIGSHVYFCGPEAMITQFRQAAQSYGYPPSSIHFELFTPPNQGPCHPFEVELTGSNIVLQVPEDRSLLDVLLEKGIEAPYSCKIGGCGSCEVEVEEGEVDHRDFFLSEQEKKKRNAMITCVSRAKSNRVSIRL from the coding sequence ATGCATAACGCCAACATTAAAGTAAAGGTTACGGAAGCGGTACAGGAGACGCCGCTAGTGAAACGCTTCAAGCTGGTTCCGCTAACGGGGCGGCTTCCATGGTATTCAGCCGGCGCCCATATTACGACTTATTTGCAGAAGCAGGATGAATTTCTGGAGAGGCATTATTCGCTGGCCGGCAATCCGAGGGATAGAGACTCCTACACGATTGCCGTCAGGCTTAGCCAACAGTCACGAGGCGGGTCGGAGTTCTGGCATACCCAGGTGAAAGCCGGAGATGAACTCGAGATCAGCCATCCGAAAAATCATTTGCCCGTCAGCTTCGAGGCGAGGCATCATATTTTTATTGCAGCGGGCATCGGGATTACCCCATTTATGGCGATGATGGCGGAAATGAAGGCGGCCGGGAAATCGTTCGAGCTTCATTATGCAGCCGCTTCCGAACAATACTGTCCGTTTTATTCTTTTATTCAATCCCATTACGGGGAACAAGCCCATTTTTATTTTTCAAGTGAATCGAAGCGGATGCCTACGATGGTCATGTGGAATCAGCCGATCGGATCTCACGTTTATTTCTGCGGTCCGGAAGCGATGATTACCCAATTCAGACAGGCGGCGCAGAGCTATGGGTATCCTCCGTCCAGCATTCATTTCGAGCTGTTTACGCCTCCGAACCAAGGTCCTTGTCATCCGTTCGAGGTGGAGTTAACCGGCAGCAACATCGTGCTGCAAGTGCCCGAAGACCGGAGTCTGCTGGATGTTCTTCTGGAAAAAGGAATCGAAGCTCCTTATTCCTGCAAAATCGGGGGATGCGGCAGCTGCGAGGTGGAAGTGGAGGAAGGAGAGGTGGATCACCGCGATTTTTTCCTCTCCGAGCAGGAGAAGAAGAAACGCAATGCGATGATTACGTGCGTCTCGAGAGCGAAATCGAATCGGGTATCGATCCGGTTGTAA
- a CDS encoding dimethylamine monooxygenase subunit DmmA family protein, protein MEEIKCGILQGETLGKAFYMINAEILEGSLAEPVGLISSGIWLNEQRLGIPVSFLKLGTDFNRQLKLYVDIRLCPDNVRPIITDTKSGTLRMQQPDQTVALEGRKQLLFIDDSGVLPALPSLLGLARSGAQIEVFRMNASDKAASNALRNYIKRMDFSIRSIRGGGEQGIAAAIKEQTIGTRIMAFCDWRDFSRIKRIARQSGYANEEFQGIGIGEKEERVFCAHCYEMQPKPNGSEMDCVRCGSPLLISNHYSPRLEAFMGYVNVNE, encoded by the coding sequence TTGGAAGAAATCAAATGCGGAATATTGCAGGGAGAGACGTTAGGGAAAGCATTTTACATGATTAATGCCGAGATTTTGGAAGGGAGTTTAGCGGAGCCGGTGGGATTGATATCAAGCGGCATCTGGTTAAATGAACAGCGGCTGGGTATTCCCGTTTCATTCCTCAAGCTGGGTACAGACTTCAATCGGCAACTAAAACTTTACGTGGATATCCGATTATGCCCGGACAATGTGAGGCCTATCATCACGGATACGAAATCCGGTACACTTCGCATGCAACAGCCTGATCAAACGGTTGCACTGGAGGGCAGGAAACAGCTGTTGTTTATCGACGATTCCGGTGTTCTGCCGGCATTGCCGTCTCTTTTGGGGCTGGCGAGATCAGGGGCACAAATTGAAGTCTTCCGTATGAACGCAAGCGATAAAGCTGCCTCGAACGCATTACGAAACTACATCAAAAGGATGGATTTTTCAATCCGTTCGATTCGAGGCGGCGGGGAACAAGGCATCGCCGCAGCCATTAAGGAGCAAACGATTGGAACCCGGATTATGGCCTTCTGCGACTGGCGTGATTTCTCCCGCATTAAACGGATCGCCCGTCAGAGCGGCTACGCGAACGAGGAATTTCAAGGGATTGGTATTGGCGAAAAAGAGGAACGTGTATTTTGCGCTCATTGTTATGAAATGCAGCCTAAACCGAACGGGAGTGAGATGGATTGCGTACGCTGCGGCAGTCCGCTTCTTATTTCCAATCATTATTCGCCGCGGCTGGAGGCGTTCATGGGTTATGTTAACGTCAACGAGTAA
- a CDS encoding P-II family nitrogen regulator: protein MKLLTIIIRPEKLSSVTAALHELGIKGMTISDVRGQGIQKGVKTVYRGVEYQTDFIMKNKIEIVIRDDIYEQTVEAVMEAARTGQVGDGKIFTTDISDVIRIRTGEHGKDALGQ, encoded by the coding sequence ATGAAATTGCTTACGATCATTATCCGTCCGGAAAAACTGAGCAGCGTAACCGCTGCGCTTCATGAGCTCGGCATAAAAGGAATGACGATCAGCGACGTGCGCGGGCAAGGGATTCAAAAAGGGGTAAAAACCGTGTACCGGGGCGTTGAATATCAAACCGACTTTATCATGAAAAATAAGATTGAAATTGTCATTCGCGATGACATCTACGAACAAACGGTGGAAGCAGTCATGGAAGCCGCACGTACCGGTCAAGTCGGCGACGGAAAAATTTTCACGACCGATATATCGGATGTGATCCGAATCCGTACAGGAGAGCATGGAAAAGACGCGCTTGGACAGTAG
- a CDS encoding cytochrome c oxidase assembly protein, with translation MPQLILSLPFVMVLIAYLVAVVTSNRRNKLCPMYRTAFWVTGVFCAVAAVAGPLADRARMDFTTHMLGHLFLGMAAPLLMVLAAPVTLILRSLNVSSARRFSLFLRSWPIRIISDPIVASTLNVGGLWVLYTTNLYTAMQQNMLLHMAVQIHVFFAGYLFTVSMISIDPTPHRTSFVYRAVVLVTALAGHGILSKTIYAKPPACVPAAEAETGGMLMYYGGDAIELLFIFILCLQWFIATRPRAKVDRG, from the coding sequence TTGCCCCAGCTTATCTTATCATTACCGTTTGTGATGGTATTGATTGCTTATCTTGTTGCGGTTGTTACATCCAATCGTCGAAACAAGTTATGCCCAATGTACCGTACCGCCTTCTGGGTAACCGGTGTTTTCTGCGCCGTCGCTGCTGTTGCAGGGCCTCTAGCTGATCGCGCGCGCATGGATTTCACAACCCATATGCTCGGTCATCTGTTCCTTGGCATGGCGGCTCCACTTCTTATGGTGCTAGCTGCCCCGGTGACTCTTATATTACGGTCTCTCAACGTAAGTTCGGCACGCCGCTTTTCGCTCTTCTTAAGAAGCTGGCCCATACGAATTATTAGTGACCCTATTGTTGCCTCCACCCTCAATGTCGGGGGGCTATGGGTACTTTACACAACCAACTTATATACGGCGATGCAGCAAAACATGCTTCTGCATATGGCAGTGCAAATTCATGTATTCTTTGCCGGTTACCTTTTCACGGTGTCTATGATCTCTATTGATCCGACACCGCACCGGACGAGCTTCGTTTACCGTGCCGTCGTACTAGTTACGGCATTGGCCGGTCACGGTATCCTCTCCAAGACGATTTATGCCAAGCCGCCTGCCTGCGTTCCTGCAGCCGAGGCGGAAACAGGCGGCATGCTAATGTATTACGGTGGCGATGCCATTGAGCTTCTTTTTATCTTTATTCTTTGTTTGCAATGGTTCATAGCCACCAGGCCTCGAGCTAAAGTTGACCGTGGGTAG
- a CDS encoding IclR family transcriptional regulator, producing MSVISKAINILDILVPQGNEKEVSVTEISRELEMPVQSVHRILVSLSQHGFVSQNNKTRKYKLGLCMMKYGFLMQDSLMLRSTARPFMEELSKQTKETVYLAMRENMEGVYIDSIDSSQALKISEPIGLRLPLFIGASNRVILAYLPQKTRERILADVDWSSVSSLKPLTREFIDKELEQIREQGYAVTSGEATEGTTGIGAPIFSYENTVIGSLNCAGPTQRFTSENIEKISFYLKKYAHLISKELGYRKLYRL from the coding sequence ATGTCTGTCATTTCTAAAGCGATTAATATTTTAGACATTCTGGTGCCGCAGGGGAATGAAAAGGAGGTAAGTGTCACCGAAATCAGCAGGGAGCTTGAGATGCCGGTTCAGAGCGTGCACCGAATCTTGGTTTCTTTATCTCAGCATGGATTTGTTTCGCAAAATAACAAGACCCGAAAGTATAAACTCGGTTTATGCATGATGAAGTACGGGTTCCTAATGCAAGACAGTTTAATGCTGAGATCAACCGCCAGACCGTTCATGGAGGAACTGTCGAAACAAACGAAAGAAACCGTCTATTTGGCCATGAGGGAAAATATGGAAGGTGTCTATATTGACAGCATCGATTCCTCCCAAGCCCTGAAAATATCCGAGCCGATAGGGTTAAGGCTGCCGCTGTTTATCGGCGCATCAAACCGGGTTATACTGGCTTACCTGCCGCAAAAAACAAGAGAGAGAATATTAGCGGATGTGGACTGGTCTTCCGTCTCGTCCTTGAAACCGCTGACCCGCGAGTTTATAGACAAAGAACTGGAACAGATACGTGAACAGGGCTATGCCGTAACCTCGGGAGAGGCTACCGAAGGAACGACAGGCATCGGAGCTCCGATCTTCTCTTACGAGAATACGGTTATCGGCTCTCTGAACTGTGCAGGCCCGACGCAGCGGTTTACATCTGAAAATATTGAGAAAATCAGCTTTTATCTTAAAAAATATGCTCATCTCATCTCAAAGGAACTGGGGTACCGCAAACTTTATCGCTTGTAA
- a CDS encoding DUF2243 domain-containing protein codes for MNSKNVNPNNKAAYMDRSAYLSRNLWSGILFGLGLVAFIDGAVFHQLPHWHHFYDKATNEIGLVSDGFFHAFSWFATVGSLFMVADLRRRSAWRRTRWVGGIFLGAGGFQLYDGIVQHKQMELHQIRYNVNILPYDLVWNISAVVMIVVGFILLIRTRSQSKQAGTIAENAYE; via the coding sequence ATGAATTCTAAAAATGTAAATCCAAACAATAAGGCTGCCTATATGGATCGTTCTGCATACTTAAGTCGAAATCTATGGTCGGGTATTCTTTTCGGCCTTGGTTTAGTCGCCTTTATAGATGGAGCTGTTTTTCATCAACTGCCGCATTGGCATCATTTCTATGATAAAGCAACGAATGAAATTGGCCTCGTTTCAGATGGTTTTTTTCATGCTTTTAGTTGGTTTGCGACGGTTGGATCGTTGTTTATGGTTGCTGACCTTCGCCGCAGAAGCGCATGGCGGCGAACGAGGTGGGTAGGTGGTATATTCCTTGGGGCAGGGGGATTCCAGTTATATGACGGCATCGTTCAACATAAACAAATGGAGCTGCATCAGATTCGCTACAACGTGAACATCTTACCCTACGACCTGGTTTGGAACATATCTGCCGTTGTAATGATTGTAGTGGGCTTCATTCTCCTGATTCGCACACGAAGTCAATCAAAACAAGCAGGCACTATTGCCGAAAATGCATATGAATAA
- a CDS encoding helix-turn-helix transcriptional regulator, with amino-acid sequence MNLSPDSMRKVLSFMDDISSHREPDLTHWLSSFESTFGYSQSLLWSCDKNLSIHCITSRNIEQRAIEEYDQYFYSLDLLAPKVVSPMLKEGRVLRLRDIVPGAAYEKNPYYHDYMLKYQHYHLMTVYLVSGQRVVGLIDLIRSKNEAPFSDEEVMKLEFIARFLSQRLEMYKQTVPFFAENTQVQLTRKEKEILEYVRKGYSNEEISAQLYISVNTVKTHLLNLYRKTGASNRTELSYKMIL; translated from the coding sequence GTGAACTTGTCACCGGACAGTATGCGGAAAGTTTTATCTTTCATGGATGATATTTCTTCGCATCGTGAACCTGATCTGACACACTGGCTGTCTTCATTTGAGAGCACATTCGGGTACTCACAATCCTTGCTCTGGTCGTGTGACAAAAACCTCAGCATCCACTGCATCACATCCCGTAATATTGAACAGCGCGCCATCGAAGAATATGACCAGTATTTTTACAGCCTGGATTTATTGGCGCCCAAAGTTGTATCACCGATGCTTAAGGAAGGTCGTGTATTGAGGCTTCGGGATATCGTGCCTGGGGCAGCATATGAGAAAAACCCCTACTACCACGATTATATGCTCAAGTACCAGCACTATCATTTGATGACGGTATATCTGGTCAGCGGTCAAAGGGTGGTGGGTCTGATTGACTTGATAAGGTCGAAGAATGAAGCGCCATTCAGTGATGAAGAAGTGATGAAATTGGAATTTATTGCACGGTTTCTGTCGCAGCGTCTGGAAATGTACAAACAAACCGTACCGTTCTTTGCAGAGAATACTCAAGTGCAGTTAACGCGAAAGGAAAAAGAGATTTTGGAATATGTCCGAAAAGGGTATTCTAACGAAGAGATATCCGCACAGCTCTACATCAGCGTCAACACGGTCAAAACCCACTTGTTAAACCTCTACCGCAAGACAGGCGCCTCGAACCGAACGGAACTTTCCTATAAAATGATCCTATGA
- a CDS encoding adenylyltransferase/cytidyltransferase family protein encodes METIFLSESDSSGFFSIEQERCVMALGSFDGVHLGHRRVIGTAKELAKRHNMPLAVLTFHPHPREVLGQSGGEIDYLMPLELKRDVMASLGADRFYVVKFDREFASLSPRQFADRYLLRLNVKHAVVGFDFTYGDKGSGNANTLEADGGGFYRVHIVPRMDHQKQKISSTMIRELLRSGEVKRIADYLGGLYTTRGQIYSFNNDSKRGVSANIQVDRHYMLPAEGTYEVMIYLNSQMYSGIATIDLQPDGLRKLDMIWHDKSVQLKEHSAIEFSWVDRVREQRFALRMGASSN; translated from the coding sequence ATGGAGACCATCTTTTTGTCAGAATCTGATTCCTCCGGTTTCTTTTCGATTGAACAAGAGCGCTGCGTAATGGCACTCGGCTCCTTTGACGGCGTCCATCTTGGGCATCGGCGGGTCATTGGGACGGCTAAGGAGTTGGCCAAGCGCCACAACATGCCGTTAGCCGTGCTGACTTTTCATCCGCATCCCCGGGAAGTGCTGGGTCAGAGTGGCGGAGAGATCGATTATTTGATGCCCTTGGAATTAAAAAGGGACGTTATGGCTTCGCTCGGAGCAGACCGCTTTTATGTCGTGAAGTTCGACCGCGAATTTGCAAGCTTGTCCCCGCGACAATTTGCGGACCGTTATTTGCTGCGACTGAACGTCAAGCATGCCGTTGTCGGGTTCGATTTCACTTACGGAGACAAGGGAAGCGGAAACGCGAACACGCTTGAAGCGGATGGAGGAGGTTTTTACCGGGTGCATATCGTCCCCCGGATGGACCATCAGAAGCAGAAAATCAGTTCAACGATGATCCGGGAATTGCTGCGGTCAGGTGAAGTGAAGCGGATCGCCGACTATTTGGGCGGTTTATATACGACGAGAGGTCAAATTTATTCGTTCAACAACGATTCAAAGCGCGGGGTGAGTGCGAATATTCAAGTTGATCGACATTATATGCTGCCGGCGGAAGGTACGTATGAAGTCATGATTTATTTGAACAGTCAAATGTATAGCGGAATTGCAACTATCGATCTGCAGCCGGACGGGTTGCGCAAGCTCGATATGATATGGCATGATAAATCTGTTCAGCTAAAAGAGCATTCGGCAATCGAGTTCAGTTGGGTCGATCGGGTGAGAGAGCAAAGGTTCGCTTTACGAATGGGGGCTTCAAGCAACTGA
- a CDS encoding primary-amine oxidase yields the protein MEQITVKLGNHPLEPLSKEEILAAVQILKVEKQLGDADRFVSVMLKEPKKEVVLSFDGTQAFDRQAFIIILNKQDNATYEAVVSLNEQKVVSWTHVPGVQPTIMLDEQVECEEIVKKDATFLAALQRLGIDTPELVMVDLWSPGNWGTEEDANVRLARPLIFLRSDEKDNGYARPLPLVPIVDLNKMEVLRVEEYEYTKIPSKEFNYTPDRVGPLRTGIKPVEITQPEGPSFTVNGHEVEWQNWKFRIGFNAREGLTLHTVSYNDGGQERPVMYRGALSEMVVPYGDPGPIQNRKNAFDSGEYGIGQLANSLELGCDCVGYIKYFDAVMTNSKGELMTIKNAICMHEEDYGILWKHTDWRTNDVEVRRSRRMVVSSVSTVANYEYGFFWYLYQDGNIQFEVKLTGILSTAGLHPGETPKYGNLVGPDLYAPNHQHFFNVRMDMQIDGNENSVYEVNVVPEELGEGNPRESGFYAKSTLLETEQQAIRDIKLETARYWKIVNDNVKNELGQSVGYKIVTGENCFPFASDNSSLIKRAGFIKHHLWVTPYNEDELYASGKYPNQHIGGDGLSVWAEQDRSVANTDIVVWYTMGHTHVPRPEDWPVMPAAYIGFMLKPVSFFNQNPAIDLPPSPKKNSCSSAVKESGCHS from the coding sequence ATGGAGCAGATCACCGTCAAGCTCGGAAACCATCCACTTGAGCCGCTTAGCAAAGAAGAAATTTTGGCAGCCGTACAAATTTTGAAGGTAGAGAAACAACTGGGCGATGCCGACCGGTTTGTCTCGGTCATGTTGAAAGAGCCGAAGAAGGAAGTCGTGCTCAGCTTTGACGGTACGCAAGCTTTCGACCGCCAAGCGTTCATTATTATTCTGAACAAGCAAGATAACGCCACTTATGAAGCCGTCGTTTCGCTGAATGAACAGAAAGTGGTTTCATGGACGCATGTTCCCGGCGTTCAGCCGACGATCATGCTTGACGAGCAGGTGGAATGCGAAGAAATCGTGAAAAAGGATGCGACCTTCCTGGCAGCGCTGCAACGTCTCGGAATCGATACACCGGAGCTTGTGATGGTTGATCTTTGGTCGCCGGGCAATTGGGGAACGGAAGAGGATGCGAACGTCCGCTTGGCCCGCCCGCTTATTTTCCTGCGCAGCGACGAGAAGGACAACGGCTATGCCCGCCCGCTGCCCCTCGTTCCGATCGTCGATCTGAACAAAATGGAAGTTTTGCGCGTGGAAGAATATGAATATACGAAAATCCCTTCGAAAGAATTCAATTATACGCCGGATCGGGTTGGCCCGCTGCGCACCGGCATCAAACCGGTTGAAATTACGCAGCCGGAAGGACCGAGCTTCACCGTCAACGGACATGAGGTGGAGTGGCAAAACTGGAAGTTCCGCATTGGCTTCAACGCAAGAGAAGGATTAACGCTGCATACCGTTTCATATAATGACGGTGGGCAGGAACGTCCGGTCATGTACCGCGGGGCACTGTCCGAGATGGTCGTTCCTTACGGAGATCCGGGTCCGATCCAAAACCGGAAAAACGCTTTTGACAGCGGGGAATACGGCATCGGCCAGCTGGCGAACAGTCTGGAGCTCGGCTGCGACTGCGTCGGTTATATCAAGTATTTCGATGCCGTCATGACTAACAGCAAGGGCGAGCTCATGACGATTAAAAACGCGATTTGTATGCATGAGGAAGACTACGGCATCCTGTGGAAGCATACAGACTGGCGGACAAACGATGTTGAAGTCAGACGCTCGCGGCGGATGGTTGTCTCGTCCGTTTCGACGGTAGCCAACTACGAGTATGGTTTCTTCTGGTATTTGTACCAGGACGGCAATATTCAATTTGAAGTGAAGCTGACAGGCATTCTGTCCACAGCAGGTCTTCATCCCGGCGAAACGCCGAAATACGGCAATTTGGTCGGTCCGGACCTGTACGCTCCGAACCACCAGCACTTCTTCAACGTGCGTATGGATATGCAAATCGACGGTAACGAGAATTCCGTCTATGAAGTCAACGTCGTACCGGAAGAGCTCGGCGAAGGCAATCCGCGCGAGAGCGGATTCTATGCGAAATCGACTCTGCTGGAGACGGAACAGCAGGCCATTCGCGATATTAAGCTGGAAACGGCCCGCTACTGGAAGATCGTGAATGACAACGTGAAGAATGAGCTGGGCCAATCGGTAGGCTATAAAATCGTGACGGGCGAGAACTGCTTCCCGTTCGCTTCCGACAACTCCAGCTTGATCAAGCGCGCCGGCTTCATCAAGCATCACCTGTGGGTGACGCCGTATAACGAGGATGAGCTGTACGCATCCGGCAAATACCCGAATCAGCACATCGGCGGAGACGGCCTCTCGGTATGGGCGGAACAGGATCGTTCGGTTGCCAATACAGATATTGTCGTTTGGTACACGATGGGTCATACCCACGTTCCGCGTCCGGAGGATTGGCCGGTCATGCCAGCCGCCTACATCGGCTTTATGCTGAAGCCGGTCAGCTTCTTCAATCAGAACCCGGCGATTGACCTCCCCCCTTCACCAAAGAAAAACAGCTGCAGCAGCGCGGTCAAAGAGAGCGGCTGCCACAGCTGA
- a CDS encoding ammonium transporter: MDSGDTAWLLVSTAIVIFMFLPGLALYYGGMVGQRNVLSVIMLNTSSMLIISVVWVLWGHSLAYGTDVGGWIGGLDYIGFNGVDQLPFGSLTIPHILFAVFQALFAAITVALIAGSVAERIRFSAWVLFAPIWVTLIYVPMAHWVWGGGWLSKIGGLDFAGGTVVHILSGVSALVAAIILGPRRTFPNRTSPPHNLVFFMIGAMCLWFGWMCFNGGSALSAGSLAGHVIATTQFAACAGGIVWGAMEWMLRKKATLFGTVTGIIAGLVAITPAAGYVSVLSSLVIGGGAGVVCYWAVNVLKSKLKYDDVLDVFGVHGIGGIWGALATGIFANKEINSAGNNGLLFGNPMQLVHQLIEIGVAVLLASVGTFVILKLIQSVMPIRVTEEEETNGLDISLHGEAAYNTFEAGRSEMVNPAIDQYEVNQPIANQTALGKNMIG; encoded by the coding sequence ATTGATTCCGGGGATACGGCCTGGCTGCTTGTCTCCACCGCGATCGTGATCTTCATGTTCCTTCCCGGTCTCGCTTTATATTACGGAGGCATGGTTGGACAGCGAAATGTTCTATCCGTCATCATGTTAAACACGAGCAGCATGCTTATTATTAGTGTCGTTTGGGTGCTATGGGGGCATTCGCTTGCATACGGCACTGATGTAGGCGGTTGGATCGGGGGACTCGATTATATCGGCTTCAACGGCGTTGACCAATTGCCATTCGGTTCGCTTACGATCCCTCATATTTTATTTGCGGTCTTTCAAGCGCTGTTTGCCGCAATAACGGTGGCACTGATCGCAGGTTCCGTCGCAGAACGAATCCGTTTCTCGGCTTGGGTTTTATTTGCACCGATATGGGTGACTCTTATCTACGTGCCGATGGCCCACTGGGTCTGGGGAGGCGGATGGCTGTCCAAAATCGGCGGACTCGACTTTGCGGGCGGAACCGTAGTACACATTCTTTCAGGCGTTAGTGCACTGGTCGCCGCAATCATTCTTGGCCCGAGAAGAACATTCCCGAATCGTACATCTCCCCCTCACAATCTGGTGTTCTTCATGATCGGTGCAATGTGCCTCTGGTTTGGCTGGATGTGCTTCAATGGAGGCAGCGCACTTTCTGCCGGCAGCTTGGCCGGACATGTCATTGCCACGACACAATTCGCGGCTTGTGCGGGAGGAATTGTCTGGGGAGCAATGGAATGGATGCTTCGCAAAAAAGCGACCTTATTCGGTACCGTCACCGGAATTATTGCCGGGCTGGTAGCCATTACTCCAGCCGCCGGTTACGTATCCGTCCTTTCCTCTCTTGTTATCGGAGGAGGCGCCGGCGTTGTTTGCTACTGGGCGGTTAATGTTTTAAAATCCAAACTTAAATATGATGATGTATTGGATGTGTTCGGCGTCCACGGAATCGGCGGCATTTGGGGCGCTCTGGCAACAGGAATCTTTGCCAACAAAGAAATTAATTCCGCAGGAAATAACGGGCTCCTTTTCGGCAATCCGATGCAGCTAGTCCATCAGCTGATCGAGATTGGAGTCGCCGTTCTGCTCGCTTCCGTCGGCACGTTTGTTATATTGAAGCTTATTCAATCGGTGATGCCGATCCGTGTAACGGAAGAAGAAGAGACGAATGGGCTTGACATCAGCCTCCATGGGGAAGCAGCTTATAATACATTTGAAGCAGGCCGAAGCGAGATGGTAAATCCGGCTATTGACCAATATGAAGTGAATCAACCTATTGCGAACCAAACAGCATTAGGCAAAAACATGATCGGTTGA
- a CDS encoding acyl-CoA dehydrogenase family protein produces MALDKVIDDSLLMKVPAWWNCIPGYEDMREKAKLVGEQVLRPNADISDREGVYPKVSLQALADAGFGAVTVPKQYGGLGTGCSGFAVLAETFAQYCASTTMVWVMHTAAVQTLFAAGTEEQRQRYIPKVARGEIGGLAFSEPATGSHFWNVVSKAPRTSGGYLLNADKSFVTSAGQADWYIVETNSPDSTKSDPLMFLIVENDQPGVEAFPFDALGLRGNNSGPMKYKDVFVPAYNRLGDEGGAGFYNDTVIDPFFLLGSSACWVGIAQGAISMAVEQAKKKVHRDTGQSVASYQVIRHEMAKAQILVDSARSMLYRVAEKMDETTAKGVGLDTCLYPLWELKTHAADIVIDVTNKALQISGGRGYLRGGVERYMRDGRAGAVMGPTNEILRDWIGKTLIGLPWLE; encoded by the coding sequence ATGGCGCTAGACAAAGTTATCGATGACAGTTTGTTGATGAAAGTTCCGGCATGGTGGAATTGCATCCCTGGATATGAAGATATGCGGGAGAAAGCAAAGCTTGTCGGCGAGCAGGTTCTCCGCCCGAACGCCGATATTTCCGACCGGGAAGGGGTCTATCCGAAAGTCAGTCTGCAGGCACTGGCTGATGCCGGTTTCGGCGCAGTTACCGTTCCGAAACAATACGGCGGACTCGGTACCGGTTGTTCCGGGTTTGCAGTGCTTGCCGAAACGTTTGCCCAATATTGCGCTTCCACCACAATGGTGTGGGTGATGCACACCGCAGCGGTTCAAACGCTGTTTGCGGCCGGAACGGAAGAACAGAGACAGCGGTATATTCCTAAAGTTGCGCGCGGAGAAATCGGAGGCTTAGCTTTTAGCGAACCGGCGACAGGCAGTCACTTCTGGAACGTCGTCAGCAAAGCGCCCCGGACTAGCGGAGGATATTTGCTCAATGCGGACAAATCGTTCGTCACCAGCGCAGGTCAGGCGGATTGGTATATTGTCGAAACGAACTCTCCGGACAGCACAAAATCCGATCCGTTAATGTTTTTGATCGTCGAGAACGATCAGCCGGGAGTCGAAGCGTTTCCGTTCGATGCGCTTGGGCTGCGCGGAAACAACAGCGGTCCGATGAAATATAAAGATGTTTTCGTGCCTGCTTATAACCGGCTGGGCGATGAAGGCGGAGCCGGATTTTACAACGATACCGTTATCGATCCGTTCTTCTTGCTCGGGTCAAGCGCTTGCTGGGTCGGAATTGCGCAGGGAGCAATCAGTATGGCGGTCGAGCAGGCGAAGAAAAAGGTTCATCGCGATACCGGCCAATCGGTTGCAAGCTACCAGGTCATCCGCCATGAAATGGCCAAGGCGCAAATTTTGGTCGACAGCGCAAGAAGCATGCTGTACCGCGTAGCCGAGAAGATGGACGAGACGACTGCAAAAGGAGTTGGGCTGGATACGTGTTTGTATCCGCTGTGGGAATTAAAAACGCATGCTGCCGACATCGTCATTGATGTCACCAACAAAGCACTGCAAATTTCGGGCGGCCGGGGTTACTTGCGCGGAGGTGTCGAACGGTATATGCGGGACGGACGCGCGGGCGCGGTAATGGGGCCGACAAACGAGATTTTGCGCGACTGGATTGGAAAAACGTTGATCGGACTGCCTTGGCTCGAATAG